The Streptomyces tubercidicus DNA segment GGTTCCCGATCGTCTTCGTGGACGAGTACCAGGACACCCCCGCCGGTCTGGCAGAGGCCATGCTGGGCACGCCGGGCGATGAGGGGTAGGAGACCATGCCCGCGTAGCGAGGATTGCGGAGCATCTTTGCGATCGTTGTGGACGACCACGTGCTGGCGGCAGGGGGCTTGATCCCTTCTGCGTTGAAGGCCTTGGCGATGCTGTAGGCCGATTCCCCCGACATGAAGTCCTGGAAGATCCGGACGACGACGTCGGCCTCGTCCGGGACAAGCTGCCCCTTGTACTCGCCTTTGCGGACCCAGCCGTAGGCGATGCGGCCCTGGGCGATTCCGTTCTGGGCGGCGGAGAGATGCTGACGAGCGACGCGGCGGGCGGTGTCCTCGGAGGACTTGAGCGCCATCACGCACATCATGCGAGCCATGTGACGGTCGCT contains these protein-coding regions:
- a CDS encoding recombinase family protein, whose protein sequence is MKRPVTGATGGRMNLINDSDRHMARMMCVMALKSSEDTARRVARQHLSAAQNGIAQGRIAYGWVRKGEYKGQLVPDEADVVVRIFQDFMSGESAYSIAKAFNAEGIKPPAASTWSSTTIAKMLRNPRYAGMVSYPSSPGVPSMASARPAGVSWYSSTKTIGNRSAARARNLGRAKNALARTGRSL